The Megachile rotundata isolate GNS110a chromosome 11, iyMegRotu1, whole genome shotgun sequence genome includes a region encoding these proteins:
- the Scp1 gene encoding sarcoplasmic calcium-binding protein 1, giving the protein MAYSWNNRVDFIVRFLYDTDNNGILEKHDFECMALKMTLIEGKGEFSYGRYQENLHIMLSLWEEIAELADFNKDGIVTIEEFKEAVQKSCVGREYQDFPQAMKMFIDSHFKIVDLNDDGVIAADEFRYNCVTRIPVDNVNILDEAYQNLLNDDDRRRGGLTLSRYQELYAEFLGNPDENCAAVHLFGPLHVMG; this is encoded by the exons ATGGCGTACAGCTGGAACAATCGAGTCGATTTCATTGTACGGTTTCTTTACG ACACGGATAATAATGGTATACTGGAGAAGCACGATTTCGAATGTATGGCGCTAAAGATGACTCTGATCGAGGGTAAAGGAGAGTTCAGTTACGGTCGATATCAGGAAAATCTTCATATCATGCTTTCTTTATGGGAAGAAATTGCAGAGCTCGCGGACTTCAACAAG GATGGTATTGTAACTATCGAGGAATTTAAAGAAGCAGTGCAGAAAAGTTGCGTCGGACGAGAGTACCAAGATTTCCCACAAGCGATGAAAATGTTTATCGATAGTCATTTCAAAATAGTAGATTTAAACG ACGATGGTGTAATCGCTGCCGACGAATTTCGTTATAACTGCGTAACAAGGATTCCAGTGGACAACGTAAACATTTTAGACGAAGCCTACCAGAATCTTCTCAAT GACGACGACAGGAGGCGCGGAGGACTGACTCTATCTCGTTATCAAGAATTATACGCTGAATTCCTTGGAAATCCGGACGAAAATTGTGCGGCAGTGCACCTCTTCGGCCCCCTGCACGTTATGGGTTAA